In a genomic window of Callithrix jacchus isolate 240 chromosome 22, calJac240_pri, whole genome shotgun sequence:
- the KLK4 gene encoding kallikrein-4 — protein sequence MATAGNPWGWFLGYLILGVTGSLVSGTSSQIVNGEDCSPHSQPWQAALVMENELFCSGVLVHPQWVLSAAHCFQNSYTIGLGLHSLDADQEPGSRMVAASLSVQHPEYNRPLLANDLMLIRLDESVSESDTIRNISIASQCPTMGDSCLVSGWGLLANGGMPTVLQCVNVSVVSEEVCSELYDPVYHPSMFCAGGGQDQKDSCNGDSGGPLICKGSLQGLVSFGQAQCGQVGVPGVYTNLCKFTEWIEKTIQAS from the exons ATGGCCACAGCAGGAAACCCCTGGGGCTGGTTCCTGGGGTACCTCATCCTCGGTGTCACAG GATCGCTCGTCTCTGGTACCAGCAGCCAAATCGTAAACGGCGAGGACTGCAGCCCGCACTCGCAGCCCTGGCAGGCAGCACTGGTCATGGAAAACGAATTGTTCTGCTCGGGCGTCCTCGTGCATCCGCAGTGGGTGCTGTCAGCCGCACACTGCTTCCAGAA CTCCTACACCATCGGGCTGGGCCTGCACAGTCTTGATGCTGATCAAGAGCCAGGCAGCCGGATGGTGGCGGCCAGCCTCTCCGTACAGCACCCAGAATACAACAGACCCTTGCTGGCCAACGACCTCATGCTCATCAGACTGGATGAGTCCGTGTCCGAGTCTGACACCATCCGGAACATCAGCATTGCCTCCCAGTGCCCTACCATGGGGGACTCTTGCCTCGTTTCTGGCTGGGGTCTGCTGGCAAATG GCGGAATGCCCACCGTGCTGCAGTGCGTGAACGTGTCGGTGGTGTCGGAGGAGGTCTGCAGTGAGCTCTATGACCCAGTGTACCACCCCAGCATGTTCTGCGCTGGCGGAGGGCAGGACCAGAAGGACTCCTGCAAC GGTGACTCTGGGGGACCCCTGATCTGCAAAGGGTCCTTGCAGGGCCTAGTGTCTTTCGGACAAGCCCAGTGTGGCCAAGTCGGTGTGCCAGGCGTCTACACCAACCTCTGCAAATTCACTGAGTGGATAGAGAAAACCATCCAGGCCAGTTAA